One Nostoc sp. UHCC 0302 DNA window includes the following coding sequences:
- a CDS encoding DUF4126 domain-containing protein yields MIEILATLSASAAAGMRIGIPLLIIGLLQGSHFWSQVPILSHISPPVLLGLLTIWSLVELFASKKLTGQRVLQVVQLLLSPLVGAIMGLAVASATATPNWLIALIGGLLALVLQLVQVGWFYRLRGLPLWAVFLQDTLGVALVLFAFDAPWQGGLIALVLLWFALRSAKQWYDWYWKGQGLGTRD; encoded by the coding sequence ATGATTGAAATCTTAGCCACGCTTTCTGCCTCAGCGGCAGCAGGAATGAGAATCGGCATACCTCTGCTGATAATTGGACTCTTGCAGGGCAGTCATTTTTGGTCACAAGTGCCAATTTTATCGCACATTTCTCCGCCAGTCTTGTTAGGCTTACTTACCATCTGGTCGCTAGTTGAACTATTTGCTTCAAAAAAGCTTACAGGACAAAGAGTACTACAAGTAGTTCAGTTGTTATTGTCTCCCCTTGTAGGGGCAATCATGGGCTTAGCAGTAGCTTCGGCAACAGCAACACCAAACTGGCTCATTGCTTTAATTGGTGGTTTGTTAGCTTTAGTACTCCAGCTAGTTCAAGTTGGTTGGTTCTATCGCTTGCGTGGTTTACCCTTGTGGGCAGTCTTCCTTCAAGATACTTTGGGTGTTGCTCTCGTGCTGTTTGCCTTCGATGCTCCTTGGCAAGGAGGATTGATTGCTTTAGTCCTCTTATGGTTTGCACTTCGTAGTGCTAAGCAATGGTATGACTGGTATTGGAAGGGACAAGGACTGGGGACTAGGGATTAG